Proteins encoded by one window of Bactrocera oleae isolate idBacOlea1 chromosome 4, idBacOlea1, whole genome shotgun sequence:
- the LOC106623845 gene encoding uncharacterized protein, with protein MSAETKVKYLWDCAAVLEAEGHTRKLLKSYFMTNCRKLAKSNISMPKEKFSQNTMCPRCSSKWSETNYKMFLKPQQIAYSTKAKKQIEKLHEAKTSIEKRRALTRKQRKRAKWLQKRVLSSVVIECELCKHKTSIEMQKPSKTGRDSENTETADLEETATPESITPTPVDAKKKKKKNKDKTAGLKLDQSKNLTKTNNKIQAKTSVIKQNVPAATIKPLPSNKVVTKVNPSNKVTTKSTTNLSQPLKTKKRKQKKAKTTNIATKLLQSKTQQQNSLLQLAALLKSQTATKSAANATQKRLESLLK; from the exons ATGAGTGCTGAaactaaagtaaaatatttatgggACTGTGCTGCGGTTTTGGAGGCCGAAGGGCATAcgagaaaattactaaaatcttATTTTATGACAAACTGTCGCAAGCTTGCAAAATCTAACATTTCTATGCCAAAAGAGAAGTTCTCACAGAACACAATGTGCCCCCGTTGTTCAAGCAAATGGAGTGAAACAAATTATAAGATGTTTTTGAAGCCACAACAAATTGCATATTCCACTAAAGCAAAGAAGCAAATCGAGAAATTACATGAAGCAAAAACCAGCATAGAAAAAAGAAGAGCACTAACTAGAAAACAGCGCAAGAGGGCCAAATGGTTACAAAAGCGCGTTCTGAGCAGTGTG GTTATTGAATGCGAACTCTGCAAGCATAAGACCTCCATAGAAATGCAAAAACCGAGTAAGACAGGACGTGATAGCGAAAATACAGAAACTGCAGATTTAGAGGAGACCGCTACTCCTGAATCAATTACACCGACACCAGTGGacgcaaaaaagaaaaagaagaaaaataaggaTAAAACAGCTGGACTGAAACTTGACCAAAGCAAAAACTTAACAAAAACTAATAACAAAATACAAGCTAAAACTAGTGTTATTAAGCAAAATGTTCCGGCAGCTACCATAAAACCACTGCCAAGTAATAAAGTTGTCACTAAGGTTAATCCTTCAAATAAAGTAACAACTAAATCCACCACCAATCTTAGCCAGCCACTCAAAACTAAAAAACGAAAGCAGAAAAAAGCTAAAACTACGAATATAGCAACAAAGCTGCTACAAtctaaaacacaacaacaaaattcactgctaCAACTGGCAGCTTTACTAAAATCGCAAACAGCAACTAAATCTGCCGCTAATGCGACGCAGAAGAGATTGGAATCGTTACTTAAATAG
- the Tsp47F gene encoding CD63 antigen has product MNFKMRTCGMSLVKYILFAFNIIFAISGLGILIAGAVVLADVNQFSHFVEGRVTAPPIVLIVTGLIIFLIATLGCFGAIKESPTLLLTYAVLLAIIFIVELAVGIAAAVFKADLEMMLKNSLQESIKRSNHEDMMAWDNVQRKLMCCGVDNPADWRTLSANKTLPASCCREKYIDEAVGHCTESLALGVDKYFQEGCVGKLRERIDKNAVILIGVGIGIAFIQILGIILACYLASTIRHERIK; this is encoded by the exons ATGAATTTCAAAATGCGTACATGCGGCATGAGTTTGGTCAAGTATATACTGTTCGCCTTCAATATCATATTTGCG ATATCGGGGCTCGGTATTTTAATAGCCGGTGCGGTTGTCCTTGCCGATGTCAACCAATTCAGTCACTTTGTCGAGGGTAGAGTGACGGCGCCACCCATTGTACTTATTGTGACCGGTTTAATCATATTTCTCATTGCAACGTTGGGTTGTTTTGGCGCCATCAAGGAGTCACCAACATTACTGCTCACC taTGCTGTGCTGCTCGCCATCATCTTCATTGTCGAGTTAGCCGTGGGCATTGCCGCGGCTGTCTTCAAGGCGGACCTGGAAATGATGCTAAAGAACTCACTGCAGGAGTCTATAAAACGTTCAAATCATGAGGATATGATGGCTTGGGACAATGTGCAGCGAAAGTTGATGTGTTGCGGTGTCGACAATCCAGCCGATTGGCGTACACTTAGCGCCAATAAAACATTGCCGGCTAGTTGCTGTCGCGAAAAATACATTGATGAGGCCGTTGGACATTGCACTGAGTCGCTGGCGTTGGGCGTGGATAAGTATTTTCAG GAGGGTTGCGTCGGCAAACTTAGGGAACGAATCGATAAGAACGCCGTCATCCTAATTGGTGTGGGTATTGGTATTGCCTTCATACAAATACTGGGCATTATACTGGCATGCTACCTGGCTTCCACAATACGTCACGAacgcataaaataa